A window of the Cicer arietinum cultivar CDC Frontier isolate Library 1 chromosome 6, Cicar.CDCFrontier_v2.0, whole genome shotgun sequence genome harbors these coding sequences:
- the LOC101497967 gene encoding uncharacterized protein produces the protein MALEWVVLGYAAAAEAIMVILLTIPGLDALRKGLIAVTKNLLKPFLSVVPFCLFLLMDIYWKYETRPSCEGDSCTPTEHLRHQKSIMKSQRNALLIAAALLFYWLLYSVTNLVVKIDHLNQRLERLKRTE, from the coding sequence ATGGCGTTGGAATGGGTAGTGCTAGGCTACGCCGCGGCTGCAGAAGCAATAATGGTCATCCTCCTCACCATCCCTGGCCTCGACGCTCTCCGTAAGGGTCTAATTGCCGTTACCAAGAACCTTCTCAAACCGTTTCTCTCGGTTGTTCCGTTTTGCCTCTTCCTTCTCATGGACATTTATTGGAAATACGAAACCAGGCCTAGTTGCGAAGGAGATTCCTGCACTCCCACGGAACACCTTCGTCACCagaaatcgattatgaagagtCAGCGTAACGCGCTTCTCATCGCCGCCGCGCTTCTTTTCTACTGGCTTCTTTACTCCGTCACCAATCTCGTTGTTAAGATCGATCACCTTAACCAGCGTCTCGAACGTCTCAAGAGGACCGAGTGA
- the LOC101497633 gene encoding plasmodesmata-located protein 6 — protein sequence MSNTKTNMVLFLLFLVTLLLTMATPSISDTNSFVFGGCSRLKFSPGSSYETSVNSILTSLVNTATFTNYNNFTVPGTAASETVYGLFQCRGDLNNDQCSTCVARAVSQLGTLCFSTYGGALQLEGCFVKYDNVTFIGVEDKTEVIKKCGPSIGLTSDAFTRRDAVLAYLQTSDGTSYKSFRSTYSGDFQAVAQCTGDLSSSECQDCVSDAIQRLKIECGSSTWGQVYLAKCYARYTEGGVHSRGGNDDDNHNDDEIEKTLAILIGLIAGVALIIIFLSFLNKVCEKQRGGK from the exons ATGTCAAACACAAAAACAAACATGgttctctttcttcttttcctagTCACACTACTCTTAACAATGGCAACCCCATCAATCTCCGACACCAATTCTTTCGTCTTCGGCGGTTGTTCTCGTCTCAAATTCTCACCAGGTTCATCTTATGAAACCAGCGTTAACTCCATCCTCACCTCACTAGTTAACACGGCCACCTTCACTAACTACAACAATTTCACCGTTCCCGGAACCGCCGCGTCGGAAACCGTATACGGTCTTTTTCAGTGCCGTGGTGATTTGAACAATGATCAGTGTTCAACTTGTGTGGCGCGTGCGGTGAGTCAACTCGGTACACTCTGTTTTTCTACCTACGGTGGCGCGTTGCAGCTCGAAGGATGTTTCGTAAAGTACGATAATGTTACGTTTATTGGGGTAGAGGACAAGACGGAAGTGATCAAGAAATGTGGACCGTCGATTGGGTTGACTTCTGATGCGTTTACTAGAAGAGATGCTGTGCTGGCTTATTTACAGACGTCCGATGGAACTTCTTACAAAAGTTTTAGGTCCACTTATTCTGGGGATTTTCAGGCTGTGGCGCAGTGTACGGGGGATTTGAGTTCAAGCGAGTGTCAGGATTGCGTTTCTGATGCTATCCAACGGTTGAAAATTGAGTGTGGCTCTTCCACTTGGGGGCAGGTTTATTTGGCTAAGTGCTACGCGCGATACACTGAAGGTGGAGTTCACTCGCGTGGCGGTAACG ATGATGACAATCACAATGATGATGAAATTGAGAAGACACTAGCCATACTAATTGGACTCATTGCTGGTGTTGCTCTAATCATCATTTTCCTATCCTTCTTGAACAAGGTGTGCGAAAAGCAGAGAG GTggtaaataa